The genomic segment TCCGCTTGTTTCGCGCCATATTGCCGCGCCAGATAGACCAAAATCGCTTGGCTATCACGCAAGATCACATCGCCATCAACTAACACGGGCACTTGGCCAAGCGGATTCATCGCCAGATAGTCCGCTGATTTATGTTCGCGTGTTGCGCCATTTACCATGATGGATTCATAAGGTATATCCATCAAAGACAATAAAAGCCTAACTTTGTGGCAATTGCCCGATGCGGCAAATTCATAGAGTTTGATCATGATTTTTCCTAGATGAATGATTGAAATTACAAATCGAGCTCCAGTCGCGTCGATTTTGATCGCGATACGCAAATACACATCAGCCCGGCGCGTTCACGCTCGTTTTGATTCAGCGCGCTATCTCTATGGTCAACGTCGCCACTCAGTACTTTTACTGCACAGGTGCCACAGTTACCCACGCCACAATCCGATAGCGTATCAATACCGGCCGCTTGCACTGCGGCTAATACGGTTTGATCGGCCGCAATCGGAATAATCCGCTGCGAGCGGCGCAGTAGCACTTCAAATGGCGTGTTGTGTGCGTGTGGTGCCGCTGCAAAACGCTCGAAGTGAATTCGCCCGGCGGGCATATTGAGCTGGGCGGCAGTCTCTTGCACTGCGCTCATTAAACCGGATGGCCCACATACAAACACTGGGGATGTATCGCTGGCCGATTTCAGTATTTGGGCAATATCGAGGACTTGTCCTTCGTCTTGAAAATAACGCGTCATTTTCCCCGCCAAATCGCGCTGCAAACGATCGCCATAGGCCATCTCGCGGCGGCTGCGGGCGGCATAGTGCAAATGAAATACACGACCTTGCGCTTTCAGTGTTTGTGCCATGGCTTTGATCGGCGTAATGCCGATCCCTCCGGCAATCAGAACCACCGGCGCATCACTTTCGATCAAGGTGAAATCATTCTGTGGGAGGCCGCAATGCAGCGTCATACCCAGTTGATAATGCCGATGTACAAAGCTTGATCCGCCATCTCCATGGTCTTGTCGTAGCACTGCGATCTCGTAGATATCGCGGCGGGCAGGGTTTGATGCAATCGAATAATGACGCACGCTGGTTTGGCCATTTTTCAATATCACCGGCACTTTCAGGTGCGAGCCGGCAGTGACAGCAGGCAAATCTTCACCTGCTGGGTGACGCAATTCATACGCACGCACTTGTGGCGTTAGCTGGCGAATGCCACTAATGATCAGCTCCAGTGGGCCTTCGCCCAATTTCGTGATTGGCGCAGATGCAGCGGGTTTGGCCTGCAACGCTTTCAGTTCGGCTTGTAAAGGCGCGATCAGTTGCTCGATATCGGCATCGGTGTAGCGCGGCGTGATGTGTTGTGGGCAATTCCAGTCCCACGCTTCAACTGCAATCACCATTGCCCGTTCGATCCGAGCACGGTAGGCAGGATCTTCCAGCGCGGCGATCAATTCAGGCTTATCTATTTCATGCACAATGCGGACCCGTCCCCAGATTTTCAGGCGGCGGCGGTTGGCATAGTCCATCAGGATGATCGAAACTTTATCGTTAGCATTCAGATTGCCCACCGACAAATATTGCACATTGCCACGAAAATCGGCAAAGCCCAGCGTATTGGCATCCAGTACTTTCAGAAAACCCGCCGGTCCGCCGCGATGCTGCACATAGGGCCAACCATTCTCACTGACCGTCGCCATATAAAAACTATCGCGCGCTGCAATAAACTCAGCTTCGCGTTCTGTCATCTCACTGCGCGTATCTTCGGCCAGCTCAAATCCACGATTGCTATCACGGCTTTGATAACGGGTTTGTGCAGCTTTGACACTGTCAGTAAAAGTAATGGCGGCAAAAGCGCGTGGCATGATGAAACTCCTCTACATACGCAAACATCGATCTGATGTCATGAGTATGTCTTGGTCAGCATAAATGGAGAATCACCACGATCTTGAATTTATTGTTTCGCTAAGTGGAATGAATCAAATGAACTCATTGATAACTGCAGGGGTTTTCTTCTGTGTATTTGAATGCGTAGCTTAGAAGTAGACCCCATTGTTTGATGCGGGATCAATCTGTGCTCAACGCCCTATCGTTGATGCGTAAGCTTAACGCAGAGTGTCTGTTTTTAAGAAAAGTACTCAACAACTGTGGATACTCCGCGACCACAGCGTGTTGCACGGAGGGGCGCGATGCTAAGGCTTGCCGCCATGCTTGAATCGGCTGGAGTCCTGCCAGCAGGTCGGGATAAGCAATTGCATCAAACGCATCCAAATAACGGAAAATTGGCGCAAATACCACATCGACCATGGTGAAATCTTGAGCCCCGAAAAACGGGCCTTTGCCCAGTGCCGCGTTGATTCGAGAGAATTTATGCTGCAGTTGGGTCGCTTTTTGCTGCAATGCGGCTTCATCCTTGGCCGAATAAAATCCTGCAATATCAGTCAAAATTGCCGAGCCTGACTCCATCCAGCCGCGATGCTGAGCACGCAGCAATGGATCTTGCGGATGTAGGTGCGGCGCATGGGTCTCATCCAGATACTCACAAATGACGGCCGATTCAAAAATAGATACCTCTCCCACTTGTAATACCGGCACTTTCCCTAGGGGGGAGATGGCTAAAAACCACTCCGGTTTATTGGCCAAATCAATGTTTTTTCGCTGAAAAGAAATGCCTTTTTCTAATAAAACAATCGCCGCGCGTTGCACATACGGACACAATAAATGGCTGACTAAAGTGAGTGACTGAGGCATGATGAATTCCTTGTAATTTATCTAGTGTAGACTTGCTAAATTGCATTAAAAATAGGCATGATTGCAGACGATGAATGCAAAAACGCAATATCACTTAGCTAGCCAAGATCTGGAATTTTTACTTGCAGTCACGCGGGGCGGTACCTTGGCTGCGGCGGCAGAACGGTTGGCCGTTGATGCCTCAACCGTGTTTCGTACCATCCAAAGAATCGAAAAAGGCCTTGGTCAACGCTTGTTCGAGCGCAGTAAAACGGGCTATTTCCCAACTGAAATGGCACAAATCTTGGCGGGGCACGCTGAGCAACTTGAAATCGCGCTGGAGTCAGCGCGCTCGGCAGCCCAATTACAGCCCGAAGACGTTGCTGGCAGCGTACGCATTACCACCACCGATTCGATTTTGCATGGTTTAGTCGCGCCCGCGCTCAATACGCTGGCAACACTACATCCGCGGCTGAGTTTTGATTTGCATACGGGTAATGAGCTGGCCAATTTAAGCCGGCGCGATGCCGATATCGCCATTCGCGCTACGCGCAAGCCACCTCTGCATTTAGTTGGCAAGCACCTCGGCACCCTGAAAATAGCGTTGTATGTAGCAGAGAGCAGCCCCTGGCAGGATTTGGCTGCCGCCATTTATCACCATGCGGCATGGATTGCCCCAGACGATGCCTTACCCGATCATCCATCCGTGGTTTGGCGGAAAAAACACTATCCAAAACTGATGCCGCGCTATCGCGTTAACAGCATCCTTACTGTGATGGAATTGATTGAGCGCGGGATGGGGGTGGGTTTGGTGCCGACATTTTTAGCGGCGTCACGGCCTGGTTTGCGCCCATTAACGGGTGTTCTGGATGAATGTGCGACCGATCTTTGGCTGCTCACTCATCCAGAATCCCGCCATCTGCGCCGCGTCGCTACGGTGTTTAGTCATTTGGCGCAAAATATTCAGCTGGACTGATTCATTTCGTGCCTTAGCGGATGCTTGTCACTGAATCAGTGAAGCAGAAAATGATGGCTGCGTTTAAGTGTTAATACACCATCGGCCTGCAAATAAATAACGATGGATACCAAACATAGAAATAATGGATATTCCCAGCCCCCACCTGCACTGGTGTGAACCCAGCCATTGGGAAGATGTACCCATGTTGCCACGGCCATGATCGGCAATAACAGCAGTGCGATTTGCCGCGCATAAATGCCGAGCACCAGCGCAATCCCGCCAAATAATTCTATGGTAAAGACCAGATACGCAAGGTTTGCAGGCAAACCAAGACTTGCAAAATACTGCGCGGTGCCCGGTAAGGTAAATACAAATAGTTTGAGTAATGCATGGGCAATCCACATGATGCCAAAGCTGATGCGTAATAGGCTGTTACCAAGAAGTTGTGATTGAGTATGCATTGCAAATCTCCATAGATTGGGTGTGGAATTGCAGTATCGCATTGCATTATTGCACCAAATATAGGCAAAAAGACAAGCATGCATTGCAATGACGCAATCATCAAGATTAAGCGTGTTTATGATTTGATGGGGCTTGGAAAAGGACTGAGTCCATTGCAAGTGGATTGATCGTCAAAGGATATCAGTGGCTTCAATGTCTTACATGCTCACGGGGAATTTAGTAATGTTCTCGTTGTTGCTTCACCATCTTGCTAGGCTAGGCAATCGAGCTTCATCTATTGCTAAAGAATCAGAGGTAAGACGGAACTTCAACGTCTGCAGGGCCCCAGCCTCAAAGCCTGTCATGGCTAGGTGTGGCATCGAAAGCGCAGCACACTTACACACGGCCGGTGCGTTGGAGGTTTAAGCTTAGCGGTATCAAGTGATGCCTAACGTTTTACTCAGTCATGCGGCATCTGCACAGGGATGCATTGCCGCATGACTATAAAAATTAAGCCAATGTGACTTTTGGAAAGTCGATTTCAAGGCGGCTGGCTTTACCCAAAATATTGGTCAAGATATTCATACCGACATGGGTAATGATTTCGACGATGTCGCCATCACTAAAGCCTGCATTGCGCGCTTCGATGAGCTCGGCGGTGGTGATATCCCCGTTGTGCTCGGCCAGTGAGCGCGCTAATTTCACTGCGATGGCAGCTTTGGCATCTTGGCTGGTTCCGGCACGGTTGGCCGCGATTTCATCGCCATTCAAACCGGCTTTGCTACCAAGCGCGGTGTGGGCGGACAGGCAATATTCGCAAGAGTTTTGCTGCGCTAAAGCCAATGCAATGCGCTCTCTGGTTTGCAGATCTAGGCTGCCACCTTTGGCAATGCCATGTAGGCCGAGGAAGGAGGTCAGGGCAACCGGTGAATTAGCAAATACTCTTAAGAAGTTTGGCACCACGCCCAATTGGGCGTGAATTGCGTCGAACAATGCTTGTTGTTCAGAAGAGGCAGTTTCAGTCGTGACAACATGGATGCGGCTCATGATTTTTTTCCATTTAGTTTTAGAGTTTCGCTTGGTGTTGAGCGAATGAGTGCATTTTGCAGAAAATCACTTGAGAGAAGAATAGCCATGTATCACAATAGATTGTTGCTAAATTAGGAATAAATGCGATGGATCGATTTCACCAAATGAGCGTGTATGTGGCGGTCGCTGAAACGGAAAGTTTTGCTGCCGGAGCGCGTAAACTCGGCATGTCGCCACCGGCAGTTACGCGGGCTGTTGCGGCGCTGGAAGATGATTTAGGTGTGAAGTTACTCAATCGAACCACGCGTTATGTGAGGGCAACCGATGCCGGTTTGCGCTATTTGGACGATGCACGGCGGATTTTGGCTGAAGTGCAAGAGGCCGATGAGGTTGCCGCTGGGGTGAATGCGGAGCCGCGTGGGCATTTGGTGGTTACAGCGCCTGTTTTGTTTGGCCAGCAGTTTGTAATGCCAAGTGTGGTGGGGTTTTTACGGCGTTATCCGGATGTAGATGTGTCGGCGCTGTTTCTGGATAGAGTGGTGAATATGCTGGAAGAAGGCGTGGATGTAGGCATTCGTATCGGCCCCTTGCCAGATAGCTCGATGCGGGCAATACGGGTGGGGCAAGTGCGGCGAGTGTTGTGCGCATCGCCAGAGTATTTAGCGCAACAGGGCATCCCTAATACGCCGGCTGATTTGCTCAAACATCAAATTGTAGCGGCCAGTAGCATAAGCCCAACCATCGAATGGAAATTTGGCGACGATGACGCTAATAAGGCGATTCGCATCAAACCGCGGCTAACGGTGACGAGTAACGATGGTGCGATTGCCGCAGTGCGCCATGGTGCAGGGATTACCCGCTTATTGTCGTACCAAGTGGCAGGATTATTGCAAAGTGGCGAATTAAAAACCGTGCTTGGCGAGTTTGAGGCCAAACCCTTACCGATTCATATTGTGCATCGTGAAGGCCGGCATGGTTCAGCCAAGATTCGTGCCTTTGTCGACTTCATGGCGCAAGCCTTAAAAGAAAATAGTGCATTAAATTGATGCGCTGCTGTGATGATTGCAGGAGGTCATCTAATCTGATGAAGTCCAATACCTGATGGCTAACAGCCTTTTGATTTTAAAAGCCGGTACCGATAGATCAGCCATGGCAGGCATATTTCAGCCTTGGTTTGAGGAGTGAAAATGCCTGCCAGAAGGGGAGCTCACATCATTGACCACGCTGGCAATGATTTGAGCATGGGGAGGCATTGAATCTTTAATACCGCTAGTTTCTGCTGCTTGCCATAGTGCCACATGAATGCAGAAGTAAACTTGATTAATAGGATTAAAATCGCCGTATAGATACGAAAATATAAAGCGAAAATAATGTCCCAATTTAAGATAAATTCGGCCATTATTTTTATATCTTATCTATTTTTTATCCCGGATTAGGTGGTGGCCTTTAGTTTTAAAGCAGTGATTAACTTAAGCAGGCTGGCGTGTTGCTGCTAATACAATTTCCCGTACACATACATTTTGAGGCTGATGATAAGCATAGCTGATTGCTTGGGCGATATCATTTGCGGCCAGTACGCCGCCCATGCCGTCTTTCCATTCTTCATAACCGGCCTTGATCGCCTCATCCGTGGTGTGGCTGAGTAGCTCGGTTTCAACGGCACCCGGTGCAATAGTTATTACGCGCACATCGCTACCGGCCACTTCTTCACGCAGGTTTTCTGAGATGGCGTGTACAGCAAACTTACTGCCGCAATAGGCGACGTGGCTGGGGAAAGTTTTACGGCCAGCAATCGAGCTGATATTGATAATGGTACCGTGCTTGCGTGCCACCATCCCTGCGAGCACCGCATGAATGCCATTAAGCAGTCCTTTCACGTTGACATCAAACATGCTGTCCCATTCTGCCGGGTTTTGCTTGCTCATCTCGCCTAATAACATCATGCCTGCGTTATTAATAATGCCGTCGGCTGGGCCAAACGCTGCTTCAGCTTCTTGCACTGCAGCCAGCAGCGCGGCGCGATCGGTAATATCTACTGCTTTGCATAGGGTGTTGGGCAGGTTTAATGCTTGCAGGCGATCCAGACGACGCGCCAGCAATAAGAGCGGATGCCCCTGGCTGGAGAGTAAGCGTGCCGTGGCTGCACCAATGCCGGAGCTTGCGCCAGTAATAATAATCAGAGCTTTTGTCATGTTTTGCCTCGTATCGGTAAAGTAGATGGCTTCCTTGCTTCAGCAACTCAATTATCGTGTGTAACTGGCTTGTTTAGGCAGGTAAGCAATGCAATGACGCTAGTTTAGTCAGGGCCTGTTAGAATGAAAAATACTTAATTCCTCTCTCAGCTATCGGTATTTTCTATGGATATCCGTCAACTTAAAGCGTTTATTGTGGTGTTTGAAGAGCGCAATATTACGCAGGCCGCTCAGCGCTTATACCTTAGCCAGCCTACTTTATCTGCCACCTTGCGCCAGTTGGAAGACGATCTGGGCGCGGTGCTGTTTATTCGGCAAGCCCGCGGTGTAGAGGCTACGGAAGAGGCGCGGCTTTTGTATCCTCAGGCCCGGCGTCTGGTTGATCAGGCCGCGGCGCTCAGCGGGCAATTTCGTCAGCGTCAGCAGCGCATGCCGCTGGAGCTGGGGATTGATGATGATTTGGGGGCGAGCCAGATTGAGCGTTTTCTGAGTAAAGCGGCGCAAGCCTCACCGGCTATTTTGCTTAATATTCAAGCGGGTTGCTGTGGCGATGCCAGGCTGGCTGCGGAGGAATCACGCTGTGAAGATGAGCTGTTTTTGCCGCTATGGGAAGAAGCCTTTGTTTTGGCGCTGCCAGAGCGCCATCCTTTGCTGGCGGCACCTTTGCTGGAAATGGCGCATTTGGCGCAAGTCGGGTGGATTAGCTGCCCGACGCATTCATCACACCAAAGGTTATTGGCTTTACATGGGGAAAACAGCCTAGGGCTGAGCTTTGCGGCGCAGGCGGGAAGCCTTACCTTAGCTGCTCGTATGGTTGCTGCAGGGGTAGGAGTGGCGCTCTTGCCTGAATCCTTGCTTGTGGATCATCCTCGGATTTGCATTCGCCCCATCACAGGGCCCTCTTTAACGCGGCGTGTGGGCTTGTGCTACGCAGCGCAAGCTTTAGAAATCCCTGCGGTGCAGGCATTACACGCTTTTTTACAAAGTGATTAATTAAAATAATAACGGCGTACCCATGCACGCTAGGGCTGCCAGTCCTGATAGGGCTTATGGACTTTGACATAAGCTTTTTGTAATTCACCACTGGCACGAGCGGCGGCGATGGCTTTGCTTATTGCATTGTTTACAAAATCGCCCCGCTGATTGCAGGATAAAAACAGTACATCTGGATAATCATCAAAATGGGCGCGGTGGATTTGATTGAGTTTGAATTTTTTAATAATGTAATCTGCTTCTTCCTGCGCCCAGATGAGTGAATCAATTCGCCCGGCATTTAGTTTTTTGAGAGATTGTTCTAAATTAACGACGCTTTTCGTTGGGAATCCCCAATTCACGGGGGGCGCTTCAATTGAATATTTGGCGAGATTGGCTACTTTTAAAATATCTTCTTTGGTCAGTGGTTTTTTGCCGAATGTATAAAGCACAAAGCTGACTTTTCCTAGCATTTCTTTTGAAAACTGATAGGGCGTAAAGTTATCTGCGCCTTCGCTGATTTTCATAATTGGGAATCGAAAGTCGGCATTTTTATTGTTGGTATCAAGATAAAATCGTTTCACCGGCTCAATGCTGATGCTGATCTTGCCTTCTGGATAATATTTATTGATGGTTTTTAATAAATCAGGGAATGGGCCGGTCTCTGCATTTTCTAAAATTTCGGGCAAAAAAACCGCCACACCATGGATATCAGGGTTGTTGATCGGCAAGCTGTCCGGTGTGATTGTGCCATTACAGGCAAAGGCTGATCCTGCTGCTAATCCTATTGCAAGCAGGCCTATTTTAAATCGCATTCTGATCATGGTAGCACCCTCAGTCGTTGTCCTGATTGATCTTAGTGCATCATGCCGGTTTATTTAATCTGTCATTTTAAAAGTGGATGGTTTTTATTTCTTGCCCATAAAAAATGCGGCCTTGAAGGCCGCATTTTTATACTTAGAAATAAGCTTCGCTGCATGAAATGCAGCGGAGGCTATTTGCTTAGTAGGTGTAAAACATGCGTTGAATTTCTTTACTATCTTTGGTTTTAGTCAGCGCCAGCATTAGCAGGATGCGGGCTTTTTGCGGGGTGAGGGTATCCGATACGGTGAAATCGGTTTTGTCATCGTCATTTTCGCCGCCACGTACAGTCGGGCCATTGCCCACGCGAGATGAGCGATTAATGTGGATGCCTTTTTGACGCAGCTCGGTTAGACGGGTGCGAACCGGAGTGGATAAGCTGCCATCTCCTGTGCCTGCATAAACAATACCCACGTCGCCAGCAGCGGCAAAGGCATCAATTGCAAGGGTGTTGGCATTGGCTGAGCCGTAAGCAATATCCACGGCAGGCAGTGTTTCTAACTTACTTACATCGAATTCGGTTTCGCTGGTGTGCTTACGGGTGCTGCTACGGTAAAACTTAGCCTGGCCCGATACCATATAGCCTAGGCTGCCAAGCTCTGGTGCTCTGAAGGTATTGCCTGTCATGGTGTTGGTTTTGGTGACATCGCGTGCGCCTTGAATTTCGTCATTCAAGGATACCAAGACACCCTGGCCAACGGCTTCTTTGCTGCCTGCCAGTGCCACTGCATTATAAAGATTGATCGGGCCATCTGCGCTGATCGCTGTGGCAGGGCGCATTGCACCCACGATCACCACAGGTTTTTTGCTTTTAACAACTAAGTTCAGAAAATAAGCCGTTTCTTCGATGGTATCGGTGCCGTGGGTAATGACCACGCCGTCTACATCGGATTTTTTCAGTACTTCATTTACGCGCTTGGCAAGCTTCAGCCAGTGCTCATTGCTCATGTTTTCGCTGGCGATCTGGAAAACTTGCTCGCCTTTTACCTGCGCTACTTTTTGTAATTCTGGCACGGCTTCAATCAGGCGTTCCACACCAATTTTAGCTGCGGTGTAACCCACAGTTGTGGTGCTGGTTGCACCCGTACCTGCGATGGTGCCGCCTGTTGCAAGGATCATGACATTGGGAAGTTTGTCTGCTGCATTGGCAGTAAAAGCGGCACAAATAAGGGTAAGGGTAAGACCCGTTTTAACGCATTGATTAAGCATGCCTTTCTCCAGACTGGGGCGCAGCCAAGTGTTTGACTGCGCTGACCCATTGATAAGTTACTGCAGATTTACAGTGGTTGATGATGATGCTCTGGTAAAGAGGCAAGCGTATATGGATAGAATACCTGATAGGGAAATCTACTACATGGACGTTTAAAGTGTCTTTAATTTTCCCTGAAATTCCCGGATTGTTTTGTATCCCTTTTCTTGCATGATCAGGGCCAGCTCGGCTTTCAGGCGTTCAAAAATTTCTGGTCCCTGCTCATACAGAGCGGTGCCTATCTGCACAATGCTGGCACCCGCTAATAAATGCATAAAGACATGTTCACCGGTATTGACACCCCCGCAGCCAATAATTGATTTTTTAGGGCAGCGTTGGTAAAACGCGTTTACATTGGCCAGTGCCGTTGGTAAAACGTATTCACCGCCGATACCACCAAAGCCTTGTTTGGGTTTGATCAGTACGGTTTCGCTTTCCATATCAATCATCAGGCCATTACCAATTGAATTAATGCAGGTAATGAAATTGACTTTTTCATAACGGTTCAGGATATCGGCCACTTCATCAAAATGCGCGATATCAAAATACGGTGGAAGTTTTACCCCAAATGGGCGTGAATAAGCCGAGCTGATTTCTGCCAGAACCACATCAAGTGCATCAAAGTCGTAGGCTATTTGCGCCTTGCCTGGCACATTAGGGCAGCTTAAATTTAGCTCTAATAATGCGGGGGTATAGGCATCTTGTATTTGCGCAACAATCGTTAAATTGTCATCCAGCGTTAATCCGGCCACAGAAAAAAAGAGTGGTTTATTTTCATAATCATGCCGCTCGGCATAATCCAGATAATATTGATGCCCTTCATTGGGCAGCCCCATAGAGTTAATGCTGCCCATGGTCAGAGTATGGTAGCGGGGCTCAGGGTTGCCATCACGGCGCAATAAGGTGCAGCTTTTAGTAACCATTGCGCCAGCTTCACTTTCTGCGAGCGCATGAAGCTGACTGTTTACATTGCACCAAACGCCAGACGCGTTCATGAGCGGTGCGGTCAGGGGGCGTCCAAGGAAAAAGGTTGAGAGGTCGAGCATGGTCGGCATCCGCAGGTGTTTATGTCAGAGCAATCATAAAATAGGGATTTGATAAAGAGTGTGCGCGATATCAAGAAATGTGGCGAATTGCGCTTGTTTTTAATTGGCGGCGGCCAGGTTTTTAGCTGTTTTGTTAATTGTTAACAATTAAAACGAGGGAAAGTCATTTTTATGATGTGGATCACGGTGTGTTGAGGCTGGGGGGTGTGGCGAAAATGGATTGAATTGATTTTGCTGAATTTAAAATGTGCGTTTCAAGGAGTATGACATAGGGATGGTGATGGGTCTGCATTTAAGGAAGTAAGATTTTGATGTAAGAAAAAATAATCGGCTTGATAAATACACTGTTAAATAAAAAGAATAGGGCCAATACGCTGTTTGAGATGGCTTATTTGTGATTGATTAATCTTTATGATGATTTACTTATATTTCATTCTGGGCTGTTTTATAAAGAGTGTTGAGTTTTAAATTCTTTTTTTGCTTGGTACATTCTGTCGTCGGCGATACGAATGAGCATCTCCGGCTCTTCGTAGGATACGGGCCCCGCCTGCACAATGCCTGCACTGAGTGTGATTTTGTCTAAGCGCTGGT from the Iodobacter fluviatilis genome contains:
- a CDS encoding 2Fe-2S iron-sulfur cluster-binding protein codes for the protein MPRAFAAITFTDSVKAAQTRYQSRDSNRGFELAEDTRSEMTEREAEFIAARDSFYMATVSENGWPYVQHRGGPAGFLKVLDANTLGFADFRGNVQYLSVGNLNANDKVSIILMDYANRRRLKIWGRVRIVHEIDKPELIAALEDPAYRARIERAMVIAVEAWDWNCPQHITPRYTDADIEQLIAPLQAELKALQAKPAASAPITKLGEGPLELIISGIRQLTPQVRAYELRHPAGEDLPAVTAGSHLKVPVILKNGQTSVRHYSIASNPARRDIYEIAVLRQDHGDGGSSFVHRHYQLGMTLHCGLPQNDFTLIESDAPVVLIAGGIGITPIKAMAQTLKAQGRVFHLHYAARSRREMAYGDRLQRDLAGKMTRYFQDEGQVLDIAQILKSASDTSPVFVCGPSGLMSAVQETAAQLNMPAGRIHFERFAAAPHAHNTPFEVLLRRSQRIIPIAADQTVLAAVQAAGIDTLSDCGVGNCGTCAVKVLSGDVDHRDSALNQNERERAGLMCICVSRSKSTRLELDL
- a CDS encoding glutathione S-transferase family protein gives rise to the protein MPQSLTLVSHLLCPYVQRAAIVLLEKGISFQRKNIDLANKPEWFLAISPLGKVPVLQVGEVSIFESAVICEYLDETHAPHLHPQDPLLRAQHRGWMESGSAILTDIAGFYSAKDEAALQQKATQLQHKFSRINAALGKGPFFGAQDFTMVDVVFAPIFRYLDAFDAIAYPDLLAGLQPIQAWRQALASRPSVQHAVVAEYPQLLSTFLKNRHSALSLRINDRALSTD
- a CDS encoding LysR family transcriptional regulator, with the protein product MNAKTQYHLASQDLEFLLAVTRGGTLAAAAERLAVDASTVFRTIQRIEKGLGQRLFERSKTGYFPTEMAQILAGHAEQLEIALESARSAAQLQPEDVAGSVRITTTDSILHGLVAPALNTLATLHPRLSFDLHTGNELANLSRRDADIAIRATRKPPLHLVGKHLGTLKIALYVAESSPWQDLAAAIYHHAAWIAPDDALPDHPSVVWRKKHYPKLMPRYRVNSILTVMELIERGMGVGLVPTFLAASRPGLRPLTGVLDECATDLWLLTHPESRHLRRVATVFSHLAQNIQLD
- a CDS encoding DoxX family protein, with the translated sequence MHTQSQLLGNSLLRISFGIMWIAHALLKLFVFTLPGTAQYFASLGLPANLAYLVFTIELFGGIALVLGIYARQIALLLLPIMAVATWVHLPNGWVHTSAGGGWEYPLFLCLVSIVIYLQADGVLTLKRSHHFLLH
- a CDS encoding carboxymuconolactone decarboxylase family protein, producing MSRIHVVTTETASSEQQALFDAIHAQLGVVPNFLRVFANSPVALTSFLGLHGIAKGGSLDLQTRERIALALAQQNSCEYCLSAHTALGSKAGLNGDEIAANRAGTSQDAKAAIAVKLARSLAEHNGDITTAELIEARNAGFSDGDIVEIITHVGMNILTNILGKASRLEIDFPKVTLA
- a CDS encoding LysR family transcriptional regulator codes for the protein MDRFHQMSVYVAVAETESFAAGARKLGMSPPAVTRAVAALEDDLGVKLLNRTTRYVRATDAGLRYLDDARRILAEVQEADEVAAGVNAEPRGHLVVTAPVLFGQQFVMPSVVGFLRRYPDVDVSALFLDRVVNMLEEGVDVGIRIGPLPDSSMRAIRVGQVRRVLCASPEYLAQQGIPNTPADLLKHQIVAASSISPTIEWKFGDDDANKAIRIKPRLTVTSNDGAIAAVRHGAGITRLLSYQVAGLLQSGELKTVLGEFEAKPLPIHIVHREGRHGSAKIRAFVDFMAQALKENSALN
- a CDS encoding SDR family oxidoreductase; this translates as MTKALIIITGASSGIGAATARLLSSQGHPLLLLARRLDRLQALNLPNTLCKAVDITDRAALLAAVQEAEAAFGPADGIINNAGMMLLGEMSKQNPAEWDSMFDVNVKGLLNGIHAVLAGMVARKHGTIINISSIAGRKTFPSHVAYCGSKFAVHAISENLREEVAGSDVRVITIAPGAVETELLSHTTDEAIKAGYEEWKDGMGGVLAANDIAQAISYAYHQPQNVCVREIVLAATRQPA
- a CDS encoding LysR family transcriptional regulator, producing MDIRQLKAFIVVFEERNITQAAQRLYLSQPTLSATLRQLEDDLGAVLFIRQARGVEATEEARLLYPQARRLVDQAAALSGQFRQRQQRMPLELGIDDDLGASQIERFLSKAAQASPAILLNIQAGCCGDARLAAEESRCEDELFLPLWEEAFVLALPERHPLLAAPLLEMAHLAQVGWISCPTHSSHQRLLALHGENSLGLSFAAQAGSLTLAARMVAAGVGVALLPESLLVDHPRICIRPITGPSLTRRVGLCYAAQALEIPAVQALHAFLQSD
- a CDS encoding type II asparaginase, coding for MLNQCVKTGLTLTLICAAFTANAADKLPNVMILATGGTIAGTGATSTTTVGYTAAKIGVERLIEAVPELQKVAQVKGEQVFQIASENMSNEHWLKLAKRVNEVLKKSDVDGVVITHGTDTIEETAYFLNLVVKSKKPVVIVGAMRPATAISADGPINLYNAVALAGSKEAVGQGVLVSLNDEIQGARDVTKTNTMTGNTFRAPELGSLGYMVSGQAKFYRSSTRKHTSETEFDVSKLETLPAVDIAYGSANANTLAIDAFAAAGDVGIVYAGTGDGSLSTPVRTRLTELRQKGIHINRSSRVGNGPTVRGGENDDDKTDFTVSDTLTPQKARILLMLALTKTKDSKEIQRMFYTY
- a CDS encoding dihydroorotate oxidase; the protein is MLDLSTFFLGRPLTAPLMNASGVWCNVNSQLHALAESEAGAMVTKSCTLLRRDGNPEPRYHTLTMGSINSMGLPNEGHQYYLDYAERHDYENKPLFFSVAGLTLDDNLTIVAQIQDAYTPALLELNLSCPNVPGKAQIAYDFDALDVVLAEISSAYSRPFGVKLPPYFDIAHFDEVADILNRYEKVNFITCINSIGNGLMIDMESETVLIKPKQGFGGIGGEYVLPTALANVNAFYQRCPKKSIIGCGGVNTGEHVFMHLLAGASIVQIGTALYEQGPEIFERLKAELALIMQEKGYKTIREFQGKLKTL